One Kazachstania africana CBS 2517 chromosome 5, complete genome DNA window includes the following coding sequences:
- the DER1 gene encoding derlin (similar to Saccharomyces cerevisiae DER1 (YBR201W); ancestral locus Anc_8.535), producing MDVVIFNLIGDIPLVTKTWVLGSFALSVLISTKLIDSTKLLYNYDLVFQRGQYQRIFYSIFNYGELNLVSIVNIFISANHLSLLENSINNKRKFIWMIFLMLNIILVMTAYVQPVSSLGVVLHENLVYFQLKKNSQQMNFVLIGGINISPTIIPIYMYSVMYFVYQRSLLEISMNFLAGHTIYYLDDVMSKIYDIDFCKTPYDIWLDYTKTNSDTEEEVFVGQEAEIHMEMDQEELEIHEATDEDDI from the coding sequence ATGGACGTGGTTATATTTAATCTAATAGGTGATATACCTCTAGTGACGAAGACTTGGGTGCTCGGATCGTTTGCCCTTTCTGTACTGATAAGTACAAAGTTAATCGATtctacaaaattattatacaACTATGACTTAGTCTTTCAGAGAGGCCAATACCAGCGAATATTCTATTCCATATTCAATTATGGTGAATTGAATCTAGTGTCGATAGTGAACATTTTTATCAGTGCTAATCATTTAAGTTTACTAgagaattcaattaataATAAGAGAAAGTTTATATGGATGATATTTCTTATGTTAAACATAATATTGGTAATGACAGCCTATGTACAGCCAGTTTCATCATTGGGTGTGGTTTTGCATGAAAATTTGGTTTATTTTcaactgaagaagaacagtcaacaaatgaattttgTATTAATTGGTGGCATCAATATTTCACCAACAATAATTCCGATCTACATGTATTCAGTGATGTATTTCGTCTATCAGAGAAGTCTGTTAGAGATAtcgatgaattttttggcaGGTCACACGATTTATTATCTAGATGACGTAATGTCCAAGATATACgatattgatttttgtaAGACACCGTACGATATATGGTTAGATTACACTAAAACAAACAGCGATACTGAGGAGGAAGTATTTGTGGGTCAAGAAGCTGAGATTCACATGGAGATGGATCAAGAGGAACTTGAAATTCATGAAGCCACTGATGAGGACgatatataa
- the BEM1 gene encoding phosphatidylinositol-3-phosphate-binding protein BEM1 (similar to Saccharomyces cerevisiae BEM1 (YBR200W); ancestral locus Anc_8.539), with product MLKNFKLNKRDSGSKSRITSADISSPTQSQDSPIKHITTVPIRYLSNSTYSSSPRKSFNVRNSSKDVLSAEKVVKAHHSYKAHRGIELSFSEGDFFFVVNEDKEWYHVTNPSTNQNGIVPKQYFEAINKTSRIVCNPVSVNSNTGNLGSLYAIVLYDFKAEKSDELSSFVGENLFICAHHNYEWFIAKPIGRLGGPGLVPVGFVSIIDISTGYATGNDVMDDIKSVNLPTVQEWKNHVAKYKASNIALGSVEEQNNRLSFDSNDKLISSRSASRRNSEIPPLSNFEQIIDGSIDSFGLENDKYYFDVRCILAKNKLRKLRRYYQDFYDLQVKLLDTFPSESGKLRDKNGQWTKRIIPYIPGPVPYVTDTITQKRKEDLNIYIKDLIKLPEYISHSSMVNSLFELRDNGYDNEVFIEKTMDNAKANILQEGAAKRISSRQHDSTLTGDDLGLYKKMSQLSLSSSRPQSRPPSVLPPQPVVKTNKIKFYYKDDIFALKLHGNITLNELRSKISPRVDTENFMLKVKLSDGDGEEIKSDEQVIDVIEAKLKISVYDL from the coding sequence atgttgaaaaatttcaaactTAATAAGAGAGATAGTGGCTCCAAAAGTAGGATAACATCGGCAGATATATCATCGCCTACTCAGAGTCAAGATAGCCCGATAAAACACATAACAACGGTTCCTATTAGATACCTTTCCAACAGTACTTATTCCTCATCACCAAGAAAGAGCTTCAACGTTAGAAATTCATCAAAGGATGTCCTATCTGCTGAAAAGGTGGTGAAAGCTCATCATTCATACAAGGCACACAGGGGCATAGAGTTATCCTTCTCAGAGGgagatttctttttcgtGGTTAACGAAGATAAAGAGTGGTATCATGTTACAAATCCGTCAACTAATCAAAATGGCATAGTTCCCAAACAGTACTTTGAGGCAATAAATAAAACATCACGTATAGTGTGTAACCCAGTATCTGTGAATAGTAATACTGGAAATCTAGGCTCTTTGTATGCCATTGTTCTTTATGATTTTAAAGCTGAGAAATCTGACGAATTAAGTTCTTTCGTTGGCGAAAACCTTTTCATTTGTGCCCATCACAATTATGAATGGTTTATTGCCAAACCTATTGGTAGATTAGGTGGCCCAGGTTTGGTCCCCGTAGGATTTGTCAgtattattgatatttccaCTGGTTATGCCACTGGAAACGATGTCATGGATGATATCAAGTCAGTCAATCTACCAACAGTACAAGAATGGAAAAATCACGTCGCCAAATATAAAGCGAGTAATATTGCGCTTGGAAGTGTGGAGgaacaaaataatagaCTATCATTTGACTCTAACgataaattaatttcatcacgTTCCGCTTCAAGACGTAACTCAGAAATACCACCACTAAGTAATTTTGAACAGATAATAGATGGCTCAATTGATTCTTTTGGATTAGAAAACGATAAATATTACTTTGACGTTAGATGCATATTGGCTAAAAATAAGTTGAGAAAGTTAAGGCGTtattatcaagatttttATGACTTACAAGTAAAGTTATTAGACACTTTCCCTTCAGAATCGGGAAAATTGAGAGATAAGAATGGACAATGGACGAAGCGTATAATACCATATATTCCTGGGCCGGTACCTTATGTTACAGATACGATTACCCAAAAGAGGAAAGAAGATCTGAACATTTACATTAAAGATTTAATAAAACTACCTGAATACATATCACACTCTTCAATGGTAAACTCTTTATTTGAGCTCAGAGATAATGGTTACGATAATGAAGTTTTCATTGAGAAGACTATGGACAATGCTAAAGCTAATATATTACAAGAAGGAGCAGCTAAAAGAATAAGCTCGCGTCAACACGACAGTACTCTAACCGGTGATGATCTGGGATTATACAAGAAGATGTCACAATTATCCCTCAGCTCTTCAAGACCACAATCAAGACCACCAAGTGTACTACCACCGCAACCAGTGGTTAAGACAAACAAGATCAAATTCTATTATAAAGATGATATCTTCGCTTTGAAGTTACACGGTAATATAACCCTCAATGAACTACGTTCAAAGATATCACCAAGAGTGGAcactgaaaattttatgtTGAAGGTGAAACTATCTGATGGAGACGGtgaagaaataaaatctGATGAACAAGTTATAGATGTCATAGAAGCCAAATTAAAGATAAGTGTCTACGATCTGTAG
- the MCM7 gene encoding DNA replication licensing factor MCM7 (similar to Saccharomyces cerevisiae CDC47 (YBR202W); ancestral locus Anc_8.531): MNTALPSIQLSVDYSLLSRDISDFLQHFKVDILDDQMENDEENDGIGKGPKYMKILQEVANRKIDSVIVELDDILQYQNEKFLEGGISNDLVSCIQENATHFIELFCREIDNLMPLPTKDISYKDDVLDVILTQRRLRNERLISDRTNELRSENLMDSNTNDSQQSQALRELAEDESELFPSNLTRRYFFYFKTLSPQSVHRHKHHGAKQHVAVPLSVRQIKGDFLGQLITVRGIVTRVSDVKPSVMVIAYTCDQCGYEVFQEVNSRTFTPLSECTSRECSQNQTKGQLFMSTRASKFSAFQECKIQELSQQVPVGHIPRSLTIHVNGSLVRSMAPGDIVDVSGIFLPSPYTGYKALKAGLLTETFLEAQFVRQHKKKFGSFNLNSEMEERVHELVAQGDIYDKLAKSIAPEIYGNLDVKKALLLLLVGGVDKRVGDGMKIRGDINICLMGDPGVAKSQLLKAICKISPRSVYTTGKGSSGVGLTAAVMKDPVTDEMILEGGALVLADNGICCIDEFDKMDESDRTAIHEVMEQQTISISKAGINTTLNARTSILAAANPLYGRYNPRLSPLDNINLPAALLSRFDVMFLLLDTPNKENDEKLAAHVSYVHMHNKQPDLDFEPIPPSRMREYIALAKSKRPVMNEEVNDYVVQAYIRLRQDSKREMDSKFSFGQATPRTLLGIVRLSQALAKLRLADSVDVEDVEEALRLVRVSKESLYQDNRKSKEDENPTTQVYTIIKKMSQEFGKSLPYENIVKTVRLRGFTMLQLSNCIKEYSYLNVWHLINEGNILKFVDDGNEDEDLNSDSESMAHSPLNDPPLLAPQSQGTPENSEIVQSDEEMQD; this comes from the coding sequence ATGAATACTGCTTTGCCTTCGATACAATTGTCTGTTGATTACTCACTCTTGTCGAGAGATATTAGTGATTTCTTACAACATTTCAAAGTGGATATACTTGATGATCAAATGGagaatgatgaagaaaatgatggtaTCGGTAAAGGTCCCAAATATATGAAGATCCTTCAGGAGGTCGCtaatagaaaaattgattcgGTCATTGTGGAATTAGATGATATTTTGCaatatcaaaatgaaaaattcctAGAAGGTGGAATTTCGAATGATTTGGTATCATGTATACAAGAAAATGCAACtcatttcattgaattattcTGTCGcgaaattgataatttgatgCCACTGCCCACAAAGGATATCAGCTATAAAGATGATGTCTTAGATGTTATATTGACTCAAAGAAGATTgagaaatgaaagattgATTTCTGACAGAACCAATGAACTAAGATCAGAAAACTTGATGGATTCAAATACAAATGATTCACAACAATCACAAGCTTTGAGAGAATTagctgaagatgaaagtgAATTGTTCCCATCTAATTTAACAAGACgttatttcttctatttcaaGACACTATCACCACAGAGCGTTCACCGTCACAAACATCACGGCGCCAAACAGCATGTGGCCGTTCCTTTATCAGTGAGGCAAATTAAAGGTGACTTCTTAGGTCAGTTAATTACAGTAAGAGGTATAGTTACCAGAGTCTCTGATGTCAAACCTTCTGTCATGGTAATAGCATACACATGTGACCAATGTGGCTATGAAGTATTTCAAGAGGTCAATTCACGTACTTTTACGCCTTTATCAGAATGTACATCACGCGAATGTTCCCAAAATCAAACTAAAGGCCAATTGTTTATGAGCACAAGAGCCTCCAAATTTAGTGCCTTCCAAGAATgtaaaattcaagaattgtCACAACAAGTACCTGTCGGTCATATCCCAAGATCTTTAACTATTCATGTAAATGGTTCATTGGTCAGATCAATGGCACCAGGTGATATTGTTGATGTGAGTGGTATATTTTTACCATCGCCGTATACAGGTTATAAGGCATTGAAAGCAGGTTTATTAACGGAAACTTTCTTGGAAGCACAGTTTGTACGCCAacataaaaagaaattcgGCTCTTTTAATTTAAACAGTGAAATGGAGGAAAGAGTGCATGAATTAGTGGCACAAGGAGATATCTATGATAAATTAGCCAAATCAATAGCACCAGAAATTTATGGCAACTTGGACGTCAAGAAAGCGTTACTATTATTGTTAGTTGGTGGTGTTGATAAGAGAGTAGGTGATGGTATGAAAATTAGAGGCGATATTAATATCTGTTTAATGGGTGATCCTGGTGTTGCAAAATCACAATTACTCAAGGCTATTTGTAAGATTTCTCCTAGAAGTGTCTATACCACGGGTAAAGGTTCTTCTGGTGTTGGTTTAACAGCAGCAGTGATGAAGGATCCTGTTACAGATGAAATGATTCTAGAAGGGGGTGCCTTGGTCCTTGCTGATAATGGTATCTGTTGTAtcgatgaatttgataagatGGACGAAAGTGATAGAACTGCAATTCATGAAGTTATGGAACAACAAACCATTTCTATCTCTAAAGCTGGTATTAATACAACATTGAACGCACGTACGTCCATTCTTGCGGCTGCAAATCCATTGTATGGTAGATATAATCCAAGACTATCTCCTTTGGACAATATCAACTTGCCTGCAGCCTTATTGTCAAGATTTGATGTTATgtttttattattagatacaccaaacaaagaaaacgatgaaaaattagctGCACATGTATCATATGTTCATATGCATAACAAACAACCAGATTTAGATTTTGAACCCATTCCACCATCAAGAATGAGAGAATACATTGCCCTTGCAAAATCAAAGAGACCTGTTATGAACGAAGAAGTTAATGACTATGTTGTTCAAGCCTATATTAGGCTAAGACAAGATTCGAAAAGAGAGATGGattccaaattttcatttggtCAGGCTACACCAAGAACATTGTTAGGTATAGTTAGACTATCACAGGCTCTAGCAAAATTAAGATTGGCTGACAGTGTTGATGTTGAGGACGTAGAAGAAGCCCTGAGGTTGGTAAGAGTCTCAAAGGAATCTTTATACCAAGATAACCGTAAATCTAAAGAAGATGAGAACCCAACCACACAAGTATATACAATCATCAAAAAGATGTCTCAAGAATTTGGCAAATCCCTACCATACGAGAATATCGTCAAGACGGTAAGATTAAGAGGGTTTACCATGCTGCAGTTGAGCAACTGTATCAAGGaatattcatatttgaatgTCTGGCATTTAATCAACGAAGGTAATATTCTTAAATTCGTCGACGATggtaatgaagatgaagatttgaattctGATTCAGAGTCAATGGCACACTCGCCATTAAATGATCCACCGTTACTGGCACCTCAAAGCCAAGGAACCCCAGAAAACTCTGAAATTGTTCAATCTGATGAAGAGATGCAAGATTGA
- the KTR4 gene encoding putative mannosyltransferase (similar to Saccharomyces cerevisiae KTR4 (YBR199W); ancestral locus Anc_8.541) yields MRRVLFMFRRWSLRKLILIVAVLLMLITIAFTLTSNPYYRNAVYEQYNSAINPWPSNQQSEVSTDAGIAHDGPYEMHDDETLNSIFQRLETPLYDDVSDDNIKKQSAKNLKLYNDIMSVEIDEPKVDNLVRYDDENYERASATILSLVRNKDLMKILPVIDQLETKFNSKFGYPYTFLNDEEFTEEFKKGIRNYLPNDRVVNFGKIDDKDWNMPEDIDVDKYEKEMDKLENEKVGYVKLTSYHNMCRFYSRKFYHHPLLKDYKYTWRIEPDVNFYCNIDYDIFKFMELNDKVYGFVLNLYDSPQSVRSLWTYTMEFLRENPNYINKNGAFEWLKENLQQNKNFEITSGYSTCHFWTNFEINDLDFLRSEAYEKYMDFLESKQGFYYERWGDAPVRSLALALFADKSKIHWFRDIGYHHQPYTNCPKCPPDSKKCDGRCVPGKFTPWDNLNTQNCQATWIEHVMTEEDLALY; encoded by the coding sequence ATGAGACGTGTACTCTTTATGTTCAGGAGATGGAGTTTGAGAAAACTTATATTGATAGTAGCTGTACTGCTGATGTTGATTACTATAGCCTTCACACTGACGTCAAACCCATACTACCGCAATGCTGTGTATGAGCAATATAATTCGGCGATAAATCCTTGGCCTAGTAATCAGCAATCTGAGGTATCCACTGATGCTGGTATAGCACATGATGGTCCTTACGAGATGCATGACGATGAGACGCTGAATTCTATATTCCAAAGACTGGAAACACCTCTATATGATGACGTTTCGGATGATAACATCAAGAAACAATCTGCaaagaatttaaaattgtACAACGACATCATGTCAGTCGAAATTGATGAACCAAAAGTTGATAATTTGGTTCGTTATGACGATGAAAATTATGAACGTGCGTCCGCAACTATACTATCCCTGGTGAGAAACAaagatttgatgaaaattttgccTGTAATTGATCAGCTggaaacaaaatttaatagtAAATTTGGTTATCCTTACACCTTCTTAAACGATGAAGAGTTCACTGAGGAATTCAAAAAGGGGATACGTAATTATCTCCCAAACGACAGAGTAGTCAACTTTGgtaaaattgatgataagGATTGGAACATGCCAGAAGATATCGACGTtgataaatatgaaaaggaaatggataaattagaaaatgaaaaagttggTTACGTTAAATTGACATCGTATCACAACATGTGTCGTTtctattcaagaaaattttatcatcatccattattgaaagattacaAATATACATGGAGGATTGAGCCAGACgtaaatttttattgtaaCATAGATTAtgacattttcaaatttatggAATTAAATGATAAAGTTTACGGATTTGTCTTGAATTTATACGACTCACCACAGAGCGTTAGATCTCTATGGACCTACACAATGGAATTCTTGAGGGAAAACCCCAATTAcatcaataaaaatggCGCTTTTGAGTGgttaaaagaaaatttacaacaaaataaaaatttcgaaattaCAAGTGGTTATTCAACATGTCATTTCTGGactaattttgaaattaacgATCTGGATTTCCTGAGGAGTGAAGCCTACGAAAAGTACATGGATTTCTTAGAATCGAAGCAAGGATTTTATTACGAAAGATGGGGTGATGCTCCAGTGAGAAGTTTAGCTTTAGCTTTATTTGCAGATAAATCCAAGATTCATTGGTTTAGAGATATCGGTTACCATCATCAACCCTACACCAACTGTCCTAAATGTCCGCCTGATTCCAAAAAATGCGATGGCAGATGTGTGCCCGGTAAATTTACTCCATGGGACAATCTGAATACTCAAAACTGTCAAGCTACCTGGATCGAGCATGTAATGACAGAAGAAGATCTGGCCCTGTACTAG
- the COS111 gene encoding Cos111p (similar to Saccharomyces cerevisiae COS111 (YBR203W); ancestral locus Anc_8.526) — MTGRLSNSNNNQYRKMQSVNFVGTNYSRYGTSVYKQLYGNYDKYDDSEFLGARYKHISVSPKKRNILTNSNSNLDRTTDNVLSKKDVLKKKYKSLISTSSKKLKNKFYNDDAFSIFSNRSHSKHPIIVERYAELNDLPIEIINYIMSFIEDDKILIYCLYVSKKFYAAAKPNLYSILHFTSTYRVAQFVTSLRLHPENGNYVKYLDLSDLKNGLILRESKNKTIVNADDAVEEDDDNDEPLKELAYASWRDWRFRNDPLYSSPILNCYNLKKVSSRSSSVSSASTTFESNLNIKRLRSNSSVSSFTSNIMSSIQPSHSNANMLLPKIDSITNDKSNRGGHSSQNSKWFRLKLGYKNRAKSNALKLETDDLGPTDIDHNRVVTFKETERERPFKTKHPYTNKFLLKYAQYRDLPLGYILHILKLCPNLVGLNLSNLSLYTDFKVTHNVSNTINRQFSTLIADSTPTVELENKEDNLDVVYLTDSSKIYEPSENKRTVSSSSQLGFSNANSWISTNAAFIPTKNWPLPIDSNTKLRGSQNKRTDYELTKVQTMEIFQHLSCLTELKINNVVWCTQSMIKSFILDTFVKSRYNVDLSFEKSGMNRNFVWSCKGNLDTFVTLVALDELLKRDDFEIESIFNIRRGNLQLSQEHKEKNTATIEKSAFFEISYDIENGSQKTISVSLEILKNDPLLKPTTLDLKKIAENRLHISVNLRLDENFSGMMVPNEILPKKSDERIDRLAHALLFRVMHLRSGYLRRNVGENSYLSESMAL, encoded by the coding sequence ATGACTGGGAGATTGTCAAATTCTAATAACAATCAGTACAGAAAAATGCAGAGTGTTAATTTTGTAGGTACCAACTATTCTCGCTATGGAACATCTGTTTATAAGCAACTATATGGTAACTATGATAAATATGACGACTCAGAATTTTTAGGTGCTCGATACAAACACATTTCAGTTTCACCCAAGAAACGCAATATTCTAACTAATTCGAACAGTAATCTTGATCGCACTACAGATAATgtactttcaaaaaaagatgtattgaagaaaaaatataagtCATTGATTTCCACTTCatccaagaaattgaagaataaattttataatgatgatgctttttccattttctcGAATAGATCACATTCAAAACATCCAATTATCGTCGAAAGATACGCTGAATTAAATGACTTACCCATTGAGATCATCAATTATATTATGTCCttcattgaagatgataaaatattaatatattGTCTCTACgtttccaaaaaattctaCGCTGCGGCAAAGCCTAACTTATATTCGATCCTACATTTCACTTCCACATACAGAGTAGCGCAATTTGTTACTTCCTTGAGATTACACCCTGAGAATGGTAATTACGTTAAATACTTGGATTTATcagatttgaagaatggTCTCATATTGAGGGaatctaaaaataaaactaTAGTAAATGCCGATGACGcagttgaagaagatgatgataacgATGAACCCCTCAAAGAGTTAGCTTATGCTAGTTGGAGAGATTGGAGATTTAGAAATGATCCACTATATAGTTCACCAATTTTAAATTgttacaatttgaaaaaagtcAGCTCTCGTTCTTCTTCAGTCTCATCAGCTTCAACTACCTTTGAAAGTAATTTGAACATAAAAAGACTTCGTTCTAACAGTAGTGTAAGCTCTTTCACTAGCAATATTATGTCTTCCATTCAGCCTTCTCATTCTAACGCCAACATGTTATTACCAAAGATCGATAGTATAACTAACGATAAGAGTAACAGAGGAGGTCATTCTTCGCAAAATTCTAAATGGTTCAGATTGAAATTAGGTTACAAAAATCGTGCAAAAAGTAACGCTTTGAAATTGGAAACGGATGATTTAGGACCAACAGATATAGATCATAATAGAGTGGTCACTTTTAAAGAAACTGAACGTGAAAGACCTTTCAAAACGAAACATCCTTACACCAACAAATTTTTGCTCAAGTATGCACAATATCGTGATCTTCCATTAGGATATATTcttcatattttgaagctCTGTCCAAATTTAGTCGGTCTGAATCTATCAAACCTCTCGCTATACACCGACTTTAAAGTGACTCATAACGTTTCCAATACTATCAACAGACAATTCTCTACATTGATTGCGGATAGTACTCCAACTGTCGAActagaaaataaagaagataATCTTGATGTGGTTTATTTGACTGATTCAAGTAAAATTTATGAACCTTCAGAAAATAAGCGTAcagtttcttcttcatcacaGTTGGGATTTTCAAACGCGAACAGCTGGATTTCCACAAATGCCGCTTTCATTCCTACAAAGAATTGGCCGCTACCTATCGATAGCAATACCAAATTAAGAGGTTCacaaaacaaaagaacAGATTATGAATTGACAAAGGTACAAACAATGGAAATTTTCCAACATTTGTCTTGCTTGACAGAATTAAAGATTAATAATGTCGTATGGTGCACTCAAAGTATGATTAAATCATTTATTTTGGATACATTTGTGAAGAGCAGGTATAATGTTGATTTGAGTTTTGAAAAGTCTGGTATGAACAGAAACTTTGTATGGTCTTGCAAAGGTAACTTAGACACATTTGTTACATTGGTTGCATTGGATGAGCTTTTGAAACgtgatgattttgaaatagaaagtattttcaatattagaAGAGGTAATTTACAATTATCGCAAGAGCACAAGGAAAAGAATACTGCTACAATAGAAAAATCAgccttttttgaaatttcctatgatattgaaaatgggTCCCAGAAGACTATTAGTGTTAGTTTagaaatcttgaaaaatgatcCACTATTAAAACCAACTACacttgatttgaaaaagatcGCAGAAAATAGATTGCATATTTCAGTCAATTTACGTTtggatgaaaatttcagtgGTATGATGGTGccaaatgaaatattacCGAAGAAATCAgatgaaagaattgatcGACTAGCACACGCTTTGTTGTTCAGAGTCATGCATTTAAGAAGTGGCTACTTAAGAAGAAATGTTGGCGAAAATAGCTATCTTTCAGAATCAATGGCtctataa